CCTCAGGCGCCTTGTCGATCTGGTCGTAGGCCTGTACCTCTACGTTGGGGTTGGCCGCCGCTGCCACAAAGGTGATCGCCGCCGTGAGGGTGGTCTTCCCGTGGTCTACGTGGCCGATGGTGCCCACGTTCACGTGGGGTTTGGTGCGCTCAAATACGCCTTTCGCCATAACAGTTTCACTCCTTCTAAAGTTATCGGTGAAGGGTCGGGGGTCATGTAAAACCCCGACCCCGGTTGGTTATTGCCCCTTGATCAGCTTTTGAGCGATGTTTTGAGGCACTTGCTCGTAGTGGTCGAAGAACATCGAGAACTGGGCCCGGCCCTGGCTCATCGAACGCATGTCGTTGGCGTAGCCGAACATCTCGGCCAGGGGAACAAAGGCCCGCACCAGCCGGGCGTTGCCCCGCTCCTCCATGCCTTGAATCTGGCCGCGGCGGGAGTTCAGGTCGCCGATGATGGAGCCCAGGAATTCTTCGGGGGTGATGACCTCGACCCGCATGATGGGCTCGAGGATGGCCGCACCACCCTTCTCGATAGCTTCTTTGATGGCCATCGAGCCGGCAATCTTGAAGGCCATTTCGGAGGAGTCTACCTCGTGGTAGCTGCCATCATAGAGGGTGACCTTGAGGTCCACGATAGGGAAGCCGGTGAGGGGGCCGGACTGCATGGCCTCCTCGATGCCTTTTTGTACCGCCGGAATGTATTCGCGCGGGATCACACCCCCCACAATGGCGTTGACGAACTCAAAGCCCGAACCACGGCCGAGGGGTTCGGCCTTGATCTTGACGTGGCCGTACTGCCCACGCCCACCGGACTGGCGCACGAACTTGCCTTCGACATCCACCGGGCGGGTAATGGTCTCGCGGTAGGCCACCTGGGGTTTGCCCACGTTGGCATCCACCTTGAACTCGCGCTTGAGGCGATCCACGATGATTTCCAGGTGCAGCTCACCCATGCCCGAGATGATGGTCTGCCCGGTCTCGGGGTCGGTGGATACGCGGAAGGTGGGGTCTTCTTCACCCAGACGGGCAAGGGCCACGCCGAGTTTGTCCTGATCGGCCTTGGTTTTGGGCTCGATGGCCAGGTCAATTACCGGCTCGGGAATCTCGATGGACTCGAGGATAATCGGCTGGTCGCCATCACCCACCAGGGAGTCGCCCGTGATGGTCTCTTTGAGGCCCACCACTGCGCCCAGCTCGCCCGCACGCAGCTCTTCCACCTCTTCACGGTGGTTGGCGTGCATCTGCAGCAAACGAGCCACGCGCTCTTTTTTGCCCTTGGTGGTGTTCTGCACGTAGGAACCCGACTTGAGGGTACCGGAGTAAACCCGCACGAAGGTCAGACGGCCCACATAGGGGTCGGCCATAATCTTGAAGGCCAGGGCAGCCAGGGGGCCATTGGGATCGGCAGGGCGCTCGACGTCCTCGCCATTCTCGGTCTTGCCTCTAACAGGGGGAATGTCCAGCGGCGAGGGCAGGTAGTCCACCACCCCATCCAGGAGCAGCTGAACCCCTTTGTTCTTGAGGGCTGAGCCCAGGAAAACCGGGAAAATCTCGATGGCGATGGTGCCCTTGCGGATGGCCCGGATGAGTTCCTCTTCGGTGGGCTTCTCGCCCTCCAGGAACTTCATCATGATGTTTTCGTCGTAGTCGGCCGCGGCTTCCACCAGCTTCTCGTAGTACTCAGCAGCCTGGGCCTTCATATCCTCGGGGATCTCAACCTCTTTAATGTCAGTACCGAGGTCGTTACCGTAGATGTAGGCCTTCTGGCGCAGCACGTCAATGATGCCCTTGAAGGTATCCTCGCGGCCAATGGGCAGTTGCATCAGCACCGGCTTGGCCCCCAGACGCTCCTTCATGGTGTTGACCACCAACCAGATATCGGCCCCGGTCTTGTCCATCTTGTTGGCGAAGGCAATGCGGGGAACCCGGTACTTGTCGGCCTGGCGCCACACGGTCTCGGACTGGGGTTCCACACCCTGCGAAGCATCAAATACCGCCACAGCACCATCCAGCACCCGCATGGAACGCTCGACCTCGATGGTGAAGTCCACGTGGCCGGGGGTGTCGATGATGTTGATGCGGTGCTCAATGCCGGTACCACTGTGCTTCCAGTTGGCGGTGGTCACGGCGGCGGTAATGGTAATGCCCCGCTCTCGCTCCTGCTCCATCCAGTCCATGGTGGCCGCACCTTCGTGCACCTCACCAATTTTGTGAATGCGACCGGTGTAGTAGAGGATGCGCTCGGTGGTGGTGGTCTTACCGGCGTCGATGTGGGCCGCAATCCCGATGTTGCGGAAGAGTTTTAGGTCGAAACCAGTCTTAACGGACATACTTACCACCGGTAGTGGGCGTAGGCTCGGTTGGCTTCGGCCATACGCTCAACATCTTCTTTCTTTTTGACCGCCCCACCCTTGCCCTCGGCGGCTTCCAGCAGTTCGGCAGCCAGGCGCTGGTGGGCTTCACGCTCACCCCGGCTGTTGAAGGCGTTGACAATCCAGCGAATGGCCAGGGTTTGCTGGCGGCGGGGGGATACCTCGACGGGAACCTGGTAGTTGGCCCCACCCACCCGACGGCTGCGTACCTCCACACGGGGGCGCACGTTGTCCAGCGCCGCCTTAAAGACCTTGAGGGGCTCCTGCCCGCTCTTCTCCTGGATAATCTCGCAGGCTTCTTTGAAAATCCGGGCAGCCAGGTTCTTCTTGCCGTCGCGCATCATCCGGTTGATGAGCGCGGTGACCACCACATCGCCGTAGAGGTGGTCGGGCTCGAGTTGGCGAATTTCAGCTTGTCTTCTCCGCGACATACTCTGACCTCACTCGTGCCGCCGCATGCGGCGGCATGTGAAAAGTTACTTCTTACCCTTGGCTGCCGCACCCTTGGCATCGGCTTTGGGGCGCTTGGTGCCATATTTGGAGCGGCTCTTCTTGCGGTCTTTCACACCCTGGGTGTCGTAGATACCGCGCACAATGTGGTAGCGCACACCCGGCAGGTCCTTCACACGGCCCCCACGGATCAGCACCACCGAGTGCTCTTGCAGGTTGTGACCTTCACCGGGGATGTAGGCGGTGACTTCGTACTGGCTCGAGAGCCGCACCTTGGCCACTTTACGCAGCGCCGAGTTGGGCTTCTTGGGGGTGACGGTACGCACCACGGTGCAGACGCCTTTGCGGAAGGGGCTTCCTTTGAGGGCAGGCACCTTGCTCTTTTTGACCACCGGCGTACGGCCCTTACGGAGGAGTTGGTTGATGGTTGGCAGTGTAATCACATCCTTTCGTCTGACTCGAGTTCTCTCAAAACTGAAACCCCACACGGAGGTCTGCGTTCTTGCGCTGCGCTCGGTGCGGGGTTCCCGTCGAGAAGCGAACCAGGCCAGCAGCCTAAGTTTCGCCCCTGGATTCTCAAGAATCGCTGTGCGCGACGGCATTCCCGTGAGCGCAACCGATGTTACCTCAAAGCCGGGGCTGGCCTGAGGCGACGCAACCCTAGAAGTATATACGGCTACCAGGAGTTAATCAAGGGGGAAAATAAGGCCAGAGAGCAGAGCCAAAGAGGCTACGGGCCGCTCACTCGGGCCAGTATGAACTCTGACGGCATGGTGATATCGGTTCGTTTTTTGCCGGGGCCACTGCATCCGGTCGGTTTTGACCTGCATTATGGCAGCCTCCACATGCGTGGCCGTACCAACCGCTGTGAGCGCCCCTCCTACCGATACCTGGCGATACCTGGGCCGATGCGGAGATTTGTTTTGCCAAAGCAGCCTACCGCAGCAACCAGCGCACATCCTGCACCACCCGCTCGGTTTCGGCAGCTTTGCCGCTGCCGTAAATCAGGCGCAGCTGTCCCTTGGGGTCGAGGGCGAAGACGGTGGCGGTGTGGTCTACGTTGTACTCGGTGGGCGACTTGATCTGGGATTTCTGATAAAACACCCCATACCGCTTGGCCACCTCGGCAATCTGTTCGGGGGTGCCGGTTAGGCCGATAAAGCTGGGGCTAAAGAAGGTTACATAGTCCCGCAGCTTTTCCAGGTTGTCCCGTTCGGGGTCTACCGAGATCAGCAAAACCTGTACCCGCGCTTGCTCGGCAGGGGTCAGGGCCTTATAGACCTTGCTGAGCTCGAGCAGGGTGGTGGGGCATACATCCGGGCAGTTCACGAAGCCAAAGAAGATCAGGACCACCTTGCCCCGAAAGTCGGAAAGGCTTTTGCTCGAGCCGTCGTGGGCGGTAAGGGTGAATTGGTTGGCTTCGGCGGGCCGAACATTCAGCAGCCGGGTGCCATAGGGCTGGTAGGTGTCTTTAGAGAGCAGAAACGCCACCACCGCTAGCAGCAAGGGCAGACCGGCTATCAAGGCAATCCAAATCGCTCGACGTGGCATCTTTTTACGCTCCTGTACTGATGGGGCTTGTTGAAGGCCAACAAACCCTCTGCAAACCTTGGTTAACCGTAGACAATCCAACCCCAGGCAAATGTCCCTCAGCAGACAGTTTGCTCGAGCTGCCAATGCCCTGCTCGAGGTGCCAGCAGCCCAGCCTGACCATTCTGGCCCGACCCCCCAAGGCAAGCCACTTTACATTAGCCCAGTGCTTTTACAGCAAGATGAAGGTGGACATGGACGGTCGCGCAGTCGCTTTTTCTAACCCCCAGGTACGCTGGGCCGGGGCTTTGCTGATGGCACCCTTCTTTTTGCAACTGCTGGGTCTGGGCAACTCTGCGCTGGGGGGCGGGTTGTGTGGTGAGCTGTTCGGCAACGAAACCCCGTTGGGGCTTCAGGGCGCGGGGTTCTGGTATGCGGTGCTGTTTATGATGCTGCTGGGATTTCAGCTCATGTACGGGGGTTTTTTGCTGTTGGCGCGTTTGCTCGAGATACCCGCTAGCATGGAGCGGGGCGCCTACACCGGAGGACTATGGTTGGTCGGGCTGATGACCTTGTTGTTTGTGCTGACCCGCACCACCGGTCTGCCCTACCCCAGCCCCCAGGGCCTGGCCTTGGGGGATACCGCCCCGGTGGACTTGCTGAGCCTTATGCTGATGGGCTCTACGTGGGCAGCCGGCCTCCTGCTTTGGCGTTTGCTCAAAAAGGCATAATCTCCTTTTCAAAACCCGCTAGGCTATAAGGCATGGAGCGTTTATTGCAGGTCATGCGCCGCTTGCGGGGCCCCGACGGTTGTCCGTGGGACAAAGAACAAACCCACCAGAGCCTGCGGCCTTACTTGCTCGAGGAGGCCGCCGAAGCCGTGGACGCCATCGGCAAAGGCAACCCCGACGAACTGGCCGAGGAGCTAGGGGATGTGTTGTTGCAGGTGGCCTTTCACTCGGTGATTGCCGAGCAGGAGGGCACTTTTACGTATTCCCAGGTGGAGCAGCACATTGTGGATAAGCTGATAAGACGCCACCCACACGTATTCGGCAACGTGCAGGCCGACACCCCCGAGGCCGTTACCGCCAACTGGAAGGCCATCAAAGCCCGCGAGGGCAAAACCGCCCAGTCGGTATGCGACCAGGTGCCGCGCAGCCTGGGCGCCCTGGCCCGGGCCAACGAAATCCAGAAAAAGCTGGGAACCCCCTTCTCGGGCAAGGACAGCCTTATCCAGGCTATTGAACAGGGCAACCTGGCCGAGGCGCTGTGGCTGATGGTGGCCTGGTGCCGCCAGGAAAAGGTAAACCCGGAGGTTTTGTTGCGCGAACGCTGCGAGCAAAGCTGCGCGTAAAGCGGTCATGGGCCACAGAAAGGAGTCCAAGATAGCTTCACAATGGTGGTTGTGAGGCTTCAGGCATCACACCGGCCGCTATGTAGCCAGCATTCGCAACAGCAAAAGTCGCATGAAATCGAACGTTCTCAAAGCCATCGTTTCCCGTCCCCCTCAGCAACTGCCGCTACCAGAGGGTTTTGTGGATGCAGCCGTTCTGCTTCCGGTGTGGGAAGGTCGGCTTTTGTTTACTGTTCGCAGCGCCCACCTGCCGCACCATGCAGCGCAAATCAGCTTCCCCGGGGGCCGCTTTGACGATGGCGAAAGCGCAGAGGAGGCCGCTTTACGCGAGGCTTCAGAAGAAGTGGGGCTAAAGCCCGAGCAGGTGGAGATACTGGGGCACCTGAACCCTACCCTCTCGCCTTTTGGCTACCGAGTATTCCCCCTGCTGGGCCGGATTACCCAGGAGCCCCGTCTTACCCCCAACCCCGAGGAAGTGGACGCGCTGCTCTGGGTGCCCATTGAGGAATTGCTAACCGCACCCGCCTATGCCGAAGAACGCACCCCACCCCCAGGCAACCGCTTTCCCAGCGGCCTGGGCGGGGAGTTTTCCGAAATAGAGGGCCGACTGAGCCGCAAGGTCTGGCACTATCCCTGGCGGGGCTACGATATCTGGGGTGTGACCGGGAATATTGTGCATGATTTCCTCGAGCGCCTGCGACAGGTTCGCCTCTAATCTGCGGCGACGGAGCCAGGCTCAAACACTGGGCGAGCTTGTCGGGAAAGCTGGTCGTAGAGGGCTAAAAACCGCTCCTTGGCACGCTGCCCCAGGAAGCCCGGGGGGGTGAGCTCGGGCGGCAGTCCGGGGTCGAGGAAGAGGTTCTTGCGGGCCTGGTGCACCATGTGGGTCAGCCGCACAAAGGCTTCCTCGGGGTTTTGGGGTCGCTCCTGCTTTTGTGCCAGAAAAGCGCGGTAGCGGGCCTGGGCGGCTTTGAGGTTGAAGGATTTTTCGATCAGCTCGAGGGGGGGCGTACTGGAAAAGCGCTCGGCCTGGAAAAGCTCGACGTAGCTTTGCAGGCCGTAAAAGCCCACCAGGTCGCGGGCGGCCTCGAGCGAGGCATTGGGGCTGACCCAGACCCCGGGCGCCGGCGTCCCGAAGCCCAGCAGAATCAGCTCGTTGCGGAAGCGGTCGCGCACGGTGCGTTTGGCTTCCGGTACGGCATAAACCAGAATGCGCCACTTTCCATCCCAGGCCGTACCATAGGTGTAAAGCCGCTCCCGCACCTGCTCGACCTGCCAGGCCACCCGCGGCGAAAGCCGGTAGTAGGCCCGTCGCCCATCCTTCTCTGGGAGAATCCAGCCGCGCTTGACGCTGCGCGAAACCGCGGCCCGCACAGCCGGCTCGCTGAATTGGAGCAGCTCCATCCAGCGAATCAGGTCCCCCACCCAGGCCCGGTTTTCTGGGTAGAGGTATTCCATGTAGAGCGTAAACAAATAAGAACGCGCCCGCATCGAAGCTCAGTATAATACGGATTTTTGCACTGCCAGCCAAAAAGCGTTTCGTTTGGTGGGTATGTCGAGCAGCTTCAATCTGTAGCCAAGGCTTTGGCCCCCCGATCCAAGCGGAACCACTGCCCACCCCGGTAACGCCACAAGAACATGGCGATACGCAGGATTTCCTCGCCCAAGAGCCGTCCCAGGAAAATTCCCCACAAACCCAGGCCCAGCGGAAAAGCCAGCAGCCAGGCCAAGGGCAAGCCCAGCAAAAAAACCGTAGCAAAATCGGAGAACAGCAAAAAGCGGGTGTCGCCACCGCTGGCCAGGATGCCAAAAAAGATGAAGTTGGAAACCTTGATGGGTTGAAACAGGGCGTTCAACAGCACCGCCCAAAAAGCCCACTGCTGGACTTGAGGCGTGGTGTTGGGATAGAGCAAGGACAGCAGGAAAGCAAAGAGGGCAAAGGCCAGCCCAAAGATGGCCGCCGAGATTAGACCCATGCGCCAGATCAGCCGCGAGACCCCCCAAACACCTGAGGAATCGGCCCGCCCAATGGCCTGTGCCACCAGCACCGTGGCCGCATAGTGCAGGCCCGCCGAGGCGGTGATGAAGACCATCTCGAGGTTGCTCACAATCTGGAACACCGCCAGCTCCTGCGTACCCAGGCGCTCGAACAGCAGCGCAAACAAAAACACCCCACCGCTGAATACCATCTCGGTGATGAACAGCGGTAGCACCAGCGGCACGGCCTGGGCCAGCAAAGGCCGGACTTGAGCCAGGCCAGGCCAGGCCCAGCGCAACCCCCAGCGGCTTGCAAACAGCAGCCCCAGCAGCAGCGCCGCCCGGAGACCCTGCGCCAGCAGGGCCGCCACCGCCGCCCCTACCACGCCCATGCCCAACGGAAACACCAGCAGCCATGACAAAAGCGGTATCAGGGCGATGGTGGGGATGGTCACCAGCATGGGGATGCGGGCCTTGCCCATGCTGCGAAATGCGGCGCTGCTCACCACGCTGAGGGTCACCAAGGGCAAGGAGAGGGCCACCAGCGAGAGGTACGGCCCACCGATGGTGGTAATCTCGAGATCGGCCCCCAGTAGCCTTAAGAAAGGCATGGCCCCCAGCCCCAGCGGTAGGGCCAGCGCAAGGGCCAAAACCGAAGCAAACCCAGTGAAAAAACTCACGATGCGCCGCACCGCGGCTTCGTCCCCCCGGCCCCTGGCCCGGCTGGCCAGAATGGCGCACCCCGCACCCAGGGTGTTGAGGCAGAGAATGCCGATAAACAGCACATTGTTGGCCAGCCCCACCGCCGCAATCGTGGCCGTGCCCAAGACTCCCACGATGACCTGGTTGATAAAGCCCAGGCTTAGTTGAACGGTTGACTCGAGGCTCACCGGCAGGGCAATTTTGAGTATTTCGCGCCTGGTATCGGCAGTCACAAAGGCCAGCATACTACGCGACAGGTCATCGGCGACTTCGCCACCCCGCCCCAGTGCTGTGGGGGAGGCAGCTCGAGCGCCCCGTTCATGGCCCACCTCTGGCAGGGGGTAAAATCGGGGGCATTATGAACAGCCCTACCTGGAACACCCAGCGGCTCATCGAGCAAGATATTGCCCACCACTTTCACCCCGCCACCAACCTGCACCGCCACAAGCAAAGCGGCCCGCTGGTGCTGGTCGAGGGCAAGGGCTCTAAAGTGCGCGATAGCCAGGGCTGGTGGTACATTGACGGCTTCGCCGGGCTTTGGAACGTGAATGTGGGCTATGGGCGCACCGAGCTGGCCGAGGTGGCCCGGCTGGCTTTTCAGCCTACCTTCTTTGGGCTGGCCAGATGCTGCGCCTGGAGCTGCCGCAGCATCTCCCCTACCAGGTACAAAGAGCCTGTGACCAGGACTAAAGCGCCGTCCTGCTGGGCTGCTCCAACAGCGTGATGCAGGGCCTCGAGCGGATGTTCGAAGTAGGGCGCGGGGTGTTCTTGCAGAAGTTCCTCTGCCCGCAGGGCACCCCTGGCGGCATAGGTATACCGTACGCTTCTGGCCTTGGGGAGCAGGGTTTGCAGCATGGTGTGGTAGTCCTTGCGGGGGAAAGCGCCAAACACCAGATGAAATTCTTCAAACTCTTCTACCAGCGCCCGGACGGCGGGTGGGTTGTGGGCTCCATCGAGCACCACAGGGGTGTTCTGGTAGGTCAGGTGCTGCATGCGGCCCGGATGGACGGCTGTGGATAAACCCGTGGATAAAACCGGCTCGCCATAACCCAGCAGGCGCAGAGCTGCCGCTGCCAGACGGGCGTTCTGTAACTGAAAGCGGCCCCGCAGCGAGGGCTGGGCAGGTAAATCGAAAATAGGGCTACCTTCGGACAGCACATACAAAGGCGCCCCCCGCTCGGCGGCGATGGCGCGAATAACCGCCAGTCCAACCCCCTCGGCCCCTGTTACTACCGGTACCCCGGTTCGGATGGCCCCCCCTTTGTCCTTGGCGACCCCCTCGAGCGAACCCCCCAGGGTTTCCAGGTGGTCTTCACCGATGTTGGTAATGACCGTCACGCGAACGTCGGGCAGGGCGTTGGTCGCATCCAGCGCACCACCCACCCCTGCCTCAACCGCAGCCACGCGCACCCCAACCGCGGCAAAGTGGTGAAAAGCCAGCGCGGTGGTGAGGTCGAAGAAGGCTACAGGTTCTTGCCATCGCTGCTGCTGCGCCCACTCCACAAAGCGCACCACCTCAGCCTCGGGAATCGGGCCCTGGTGGGTACAGATGCGCTCGCGGAAATCCAGCAGGTGCGGGCTGATGGTGGCTCCGTAAGGTTCCCCGGCAGCCCTAAAAGCCGCCGCCAGATAGGCCACCACACTGCCCTTGCCATTGGTGCCAATCACGTGAACAGCAGGAAAAGCAGCTTCCGGCTGGCCCAGGCGTTGCAGCAGTGCACGAATCCGCGCCAGACCCCTGGGAGCCCCGGCCCGGCTTTGGGCAAACAACCATTCCACTGCTTCTTGGTAAACCACACGCCTAAGTCTACCGCTTTGGCCTTTTATTGCCCCCCTGCCCAGCAGGCATAAATCGCACTCTTCACAGGCGTGGCCTGTCCTGTGCAGGACGCAGTAATACTACTGGTGGGGGCTCAAGGAGTAATACCAGATTCGGTTAGTTCGTCACCGTTCGGTGACGAACTAACCCGACCGAAGGGAGTGCTCTAGGATTCAAAAAGATAGCCTCTTAGCGCTTTTTGTTTGAAGATTATCTTTTTGAATCCGGTATAAGCAGAGTGCTCTAGATTACCCGGCGGCGCAGGTTCGATATCAGCAGGCTCGAGGCCAGCAAAAGCCCAGCGGCCAGGCCAAACACACCACTAACCTCAGTGCGCTGGGGCTTCCAGCCCACCACCCGGCCCAGGTTGCGGTAGGCTTGCCGCAAGGCTTCGGCAGACTCGGCGGCGTAGTACTGGCCTCCGGTGGAATCGGCGATAGCCCGCAGGGTTTCTTCGTCAAACTGCATCCAGTAGCTCCCCCACTGGGGGTCGGGGTCGTTGGGGTTGCTGCGGCGGCCCAGCCCAATGGTATGCACAACCACCCCCATGTCCTTAACAAAGGGGGTGACCTCGAGCGGGTCTACACCGCTGTTGGTTCGTCCATCCGAAAGCAAAACCACCGTGGAGGGCCCCAAGGGCTTACCTTGATCATCCTTGGGAATGGC
Above is a window of Meiothermus cerbereus DSM 11376 DNA encoding:
- the fusA gene encoding elongation factor G; protein product: MSVKTGFDLKLFRNIGIAAHIDAGKTTTTERILYYTGRIHKIGEVHEGAATMDWMEQERERGITITAAVTTANWKHSGTGIEHRINIIDTPGHVDFTIEVERSMRVLDGAVAVFDASQGVEPQSETVWRQADKYRVPRIAFANKMDKTGADIWLVVNTMKERLGAKPVLMQLPIGREDTFKGIIDVLRQKAYIYGNDLGTDIKEVEIPEDMKAQAAEYYEKLVEAAADYDENIMMKFLEGEKPTEEELIRAIRKGTIAIEIFPVFLGSALKNKGVQLLLDGVVDYLPSPLDIPPVRGKTENGEDVERPADPNGPLAALAFKIMADPYVGRLTFVRVYSGTLKSGSYVQNTTKGKKERVARLLQMHANHREEVEELRAGELGAVVGLKETITGDSLVGDGDQPIILESIEIPEPVIDLAIEPKTKADQDKLGVALARLGEEDPTFRVSTDPETGQTIISGMGELHLEIIVDRLKREFKVDANVGKPQVAYRETITRPVDVEGKFVRQSGGRGQYGHVKIKAEPLGRGSGFEFVNAIVGGVIPREYIPAVQKGIEEAMQSGPLTGFPIVDLKVTLYDGSYHEVDSSEMAFKIAGSMAIKEAIEKGGAAILEPIMRVEVITPEEFLGSIIGDLNSRRGQIQGMEERGNARLVRAFVPLAEMFGYANDMRSMSQGRAQFSMFFDHYEQVPQNIAQKLIKGQ
- a CDS encoding MazG family protein; translated protein: MERLLQVMRRLRGPDGCPWDKEQTHQSLRPYLLEEAAEAVDAIGKGNPDELAEELGDVLLQVAFHSVIAEQEGTFTYSQVEQHIVDKLIRRHPHVFGNVQADTPEAVTANWKAIKAREGKTAQSVCDQVPRSLGALARANEIQKKLGTPFSGKDSLIQAIEQGNLAEALWLMVAWCRQEKVNPEVLLRERCEQSCA
- a CDS encoding SCO family protein, whose amino-acid sequence is MPRRAIWIALIAGLPLLLAVVAFLLSKDTYQPYGTRLLNVRPAEANQFTLTAHDGSSKSLSDFRGKVVLIFFGFVNCPDVCPTTLLELSKVYKALTPAEQARVQVLLISVDPERDNLEKLRDYVTFFSPSFIGLTGTPEQIAEVAKRYGVFYQKSQIKSPTEYNVDHTATVFALDPKGQLRLIYGSGKAAETERVVQDVRWLLR
- a CDS encoding MATE family efflux transporter translates to MGHERGARAASPTALGRGGEVADDLSRSMLAFVTADTRREILKIALPVSLESTVQLSLGFINQVIVGVLGTATIAAVGLANNVLFIGILCLNTLGAGCAILASRARGRGDEAAVRRIVSFFTGFASVLALALALPLGLGAMPFLRLLGADLEITTIGGPYLSLVALSLPLVTLSVVSSAAFRSMGKARIPMLVTIPTIALIPLLSWLLVFPLGMGVVGAAVAALLAQGLRAALLLGLLFASRWGLRWAWPGLAQVRPLLAQAVPLVLPLFITEMVFSGGVFLFALLFERLGTQELAVFQIVSNLEMVFITASAGLHYAATVLVAQAIGRADSSGVWGVSRLIWRMGLISAAIFGLAFALFAFLLSLLYPNTTPQVQQWAFWAVLLNALFQPIKVSNFIFFGILASGGDTRFLLFSDFATVFLLGLPLAWLLAFPLGLGLWGIFLGRLLGEEILRIAMFLWRYRGGQWFRLDRGAKALATD
- the rpsG gene encoding 30S ribosomal protein S7, which gives rise to MSRRRQAEIRQLEPDHLYGDVVVTALINRMMRDGKKNLAARIFKEACEIIQEKSGQEPLKVFKAALDNVRPRVEVRSRRVGGANYQVPVEVSPRRQQTLAIRWIVNAFNSRGEREAHQRLAAELLEAAEGKGGAVKKKEDVERMAEANRAYAHYRW
- a CDS encoding NUDIX hydrolase, encoding MKSNVLKAIVSRPPQQLPLPEGFVDAAVLLPVWEGRLLFTVRSAHLPHHAAQISFPGGRFDDGESAEEAALREASEEVGLKPEQVEILGHLNPTLSPFGYRVFPLLGRITQEPRLTPNPEEVDALLWVPIEELLTAPAYAEERTPPPGNRFPSGLGGEFSEIEGRLSRKVWHYPWRGYDIWGVTGNIVHDFLERLRQVRL
- a CDS encoding PaaX family transcriptional regulator, which produces MRARSYLFTLYMEYLYPENRAWVGDLIRWMELLQFSEPAVRAAVSRSVKRGWILPEKDGRRAYYRLSPRVAWQVEQVRERLYTYGTAWDGKWRILVYAVPEAKRTVRDRFRNELILLGFGTPAPGVWVSPNASLEAARDLVGFYGLQSYVELFQAERFSSTPPLELIEKSFNLKAAQARYRAFLAQKQERPQNPEEAFVRLTHMVHQARKNLFLDPGLPPELTPPGFLGQRAKERFLALYDQLSRQARPVFEPGSVAAD
- a CDS encoding bifunctional folylpolyglutamate synthase/dihydrofolate synthase is translated as MVYQEAVEWLFAQSRAGAPRGLARIRALLQRLGQPEAAFPAVHVIGTNGKGSVVAYLAAAFRAAGEPYGATISPHLLDFRERICTHQGPIPEAEVVRFVEWAQQQRWQEPVAFFDLTTALAFHHFAAVGVRVAAVEAGVGGALDATNALPDVRVTVITNIGEDHLETLGGSLEGVAKDKGGAIRTGVPVVTGAEGVGLAVIRAIAAERGAPLYVLSEGSPIFDLPAQPSLRGRFQLQNARLAAAALRLLGYGEPVLSTGLSTAVHPGRMQHLTYQNTPVVLDGAHNPPAVRALVEEFEEFHLVFGAFPRKDYHTMLQTLLPKARSVRYTYAARGALRAEELLQEHPAPYFEHPLEALHHAVGAAQQDGALVLVTGSLYLVGEMLRQLQAQHLASPKKVG
- the rpsL gene encoding 30S ribosomal protein S12 translates to MITLPTINQLLRKGRTPVVKKSKVPALKGSPFRKGVCTVVRTVTPKKPNSALRKVAKVRLSSQYEVTAYIPGEGHNLQEHSVVLIRGGRVKDLPGVRYHIVRGIYDTQGVKDRKKSRSKYGTKRPKADAKGAAAKGKK